In Streptomyces canus, one DNA window encodes the following:
- a CDS encoding SDR family NAD(P)-dependent oxidoreductase has product MSDFEGIKALVTGGASGIGRATAELLVARGAQVAVLDLDPSSVEKPLLAYRADVTDDASVREAVAAAVADLGGLDVVVNNAGIGAQGTVADNDDDEWHRVLDVNVVGMVRVARAALPHLRTSAHAAIVNTSSIAATAGLPQRALYSATKGAVYSLTLAMAADHVREGIRVNCVNPGTADTPWIGRLLAKAPDPAAERVALEARQPTGRLVSADEVAGAIAYLASPLSGATTGTSLAVDGGMQGLRLRPVGQ; this is encoded by the coding sequence ATGAGTGACTTCGAGGGCATCAAGGCCCTGGTGACCGGCGGCGCCTCCGGCATCGGCCGGGCCACCGCGGAACTCCTCGTCGCGCGCGGCGCCCAGGTCGCGGTCCTCGACCTGGACCCGTCCTCGGTCGAGAAGCCGCTGCTCGCCTACCGTGCCGACGTCACCGACGACGCCTCCGTCCGCGAGGCCGTGGCCGCCGCCGTGGCCGACCTCGGCGGACTCGACGTCGTGGTCAACAACGCGGGCATCGGCGCCCAGGGCACCGTGGCGGACAACGACGACGACGAATGGCACCGCGTCCTCGACGTCAACGTCGTCGGCATGGTCCGCGTCGCCCGCGCCGCCCTGCCCCACCTGCGCACGTCCGCGCACGCGGCGATCGTGAACACCTCCTCCATCGCGGCCACCGCGGGCCTCCCGCAACGGGCGCTGTACAGCGCGACCAAGGGGGCGGTGTACTCCCTGACCCTCGCCATGGCCGCCGACCACGTCCGCGAGGGCATCCGCGTGAACTGCGTCAACCCCGGCACGGCGGACACTCCGTGGATCGGGCGGCTGCTCGCCAAGGCCCCCGACCCGGCCGCCGAACGGGTCGCCCTGGAGGCCCGCCAGCCCACCGGCCGGCTCGTGTCGGCGGACGAGGTCGCGGGCGCCATCGCCTACTTGGCGAGCCCGCTCTCCGGCGCCACCACCGGCACCTCTCTCGCCGTCGACGGGGGCATGCAGGGCCTGCGCCTGAGGCCGGTGGGCCAGTGA